Proteins encoded together in one Salarchaeum sp. JOR-1 window:
- a CDS encoding FAD-binding and (Fe-S)-binding domain-containing protein, producing MAIDPAADSRAAYDYASEDVERPDLVDALSRVVDGDVRFDTYTRQLYATDASAYEVTPIGVVFPQRTADVEATVSYCADHDVPVLPRGGGTSLAGQTVNEAVVLDFSRYMDSARSVSPDDRLVTAQPGIKLGDLNARLAEHGLKFAPDPAWGDKSALGGAIGNNSSGSHSLVYGKTDAYVESLEVVLADGTRTTFGQVSVEELRERADPDGDREAQIYAELERILDEDSEEIDARYPDMKRNVSGYNLDYAFRDADPDGGVVNVAALLAGSEGTLGVITEATVSLEPVPETKAVALFAYDDLVDAVSDVAPMLEHDPAAVELVDDVLLDLAADTEEFADVVGMLPEGTGSALLVEFYADSDDHGKQQVADVVADRAPGTDTEFDASDDRATADAPVFATRAMEAHDEEQRSRFWKMRKAGMPILLSRTSDEKHISFIEDCAVPPERLPEYVQDFQDVLEAHDTFASFYAHAGPGVLHVRPLVNTKAIDGAETMQSISDAVTDLVVEYGGSVSGEHGDGRARTQWNKKLYGDRLWRAFRDLKSAFDPDWLLNPGQVCGFDDPASAESAGLPERATAVSMTENLRYGADYEFDAGFEPTLSWANENGFQGMADLCHGCGGCRGSQDTTGGVMCPTYRAADEEIQATRGRANLLRQAMSGDLPEDEQFSEEFVTEVLDLCIGCKGCSRDCPSEVDMAKMKAELTHEHHQREGASVRSKLFADIDALCKLGSATAPVSNLATKLPGARELGERVLGISKSRTLPSFTRETFRDWFDARGGSRVPETDADHAVVLVADTYSNYCTPAPAKAAVRVLEAAGVHVSVADRTDVGRPAFSKGFLDRSRERAEATVAELAPAVDDGKDVVLVEPSDAVMLQSDYRDLLDGPAMERVSDHAYGVLEYLDRHRLDEELDLAGDGSLAYHGHCHQKSTKKDHHAVGVLRRAGYRVNALDSGCCGMAGSFGYEAEHHSMSMAIGELLEDQVSATDVDEVVAPGASCRTQLHDLPDAPDDPRTPVEALADALGPDA from the coding sequence ATGGCAATCGACCCCGCCGCCGACTCCCGGGCGGCGTACGACTACGCGAGCGAGGACGTGGAGCGCCCCGACCTCGTGGACGCGCTCTCCCGCGTCGTCGACGGCGACGTGCGCTTCGACACCTACACTCGCCAGCTGTACGCGACCGACGCGAGCGCGTACGAAGTCACTCCCATCGGCGTCGTCTTCCCCCAGCGCACGGCGGACGTGGAGGCGACCGTCTCCTACTGCGCCGACCACGACGTGCCCGTCCTCCCCCGCGGCGGCGGCACCAGCCTCGCCGGTCAGACCGTGAACGAGGCCGTCGTCCTCGACTTCTCGCGGTACATGGACTCCGCGCGGTCGGTCTCGCCCGACGACCGCCTGGTGACCGCACAGCCCGGAATCAAACTCGGCGACCTCAACGCCCGGCTCGCCGAGCACGGCCTGAAGTTCGCGCCCGACCCCGCGTGGGGCGATAAGTCCGCGCTCGGCGGCGCCATCGGGAACAACTCCTCGGGGTCGCACTCGCTCGTCTACGGGAAGACGGACGCGTACGTCGAGTCTCTGGAGGTCGTGCTCGCGGACGGCACGCGAACCACGTTCGGCCAGGTGTCCGTGGAGGAACTCCGCGAGCGCGCCGACCCCGACGGCGACCGCGAAGCCCAAATCTACGCCGAACTCGAGCGCATCCTCGACGAGGACAGCGAGGAAATCGACGCCCGGTACCCGGATATGAAGCGGAACGTCTCCGGGTACAACCTCGACTACGCGTTCCGGGACGCCGACCCGGACGGCGGCGTCGTGAACGTCGCCGCCCTCCTGGCGGGCAGCGAGGGAACCCTGGGCGTCATCACGGAGGCGACCGTCTCGCTCGAACCCGTGCCGGAGACGAAGGCCGTCGCGCTGTTCGCGTACGACGACCTCGTGGACGCCGTCTCGGACGTCGCGCCGATGCTCGAACACGACCCCGCTGCCGTCGAACTCGTCGACGACGTGCTGCTCGACCTCGCCGCCGACACCGAGGAGTTCGCGGACGTGGTCGGGATGCTCCCCGAAGGCACGGGCTCCGCGTTGCTCGTGGAGTTCTACGCCGACAGCGACGACCACGGAAAACAGCAGGTCGCCGACGTCGTCGCCGACCGCGCGCCCGGCACCGACACCGAGTTCGACGCGAGCGACGACCGCGCGACCGCCGACGCGCCCGTGTTCGCGACGCGCGCGATGGAAGCCCACGACGAGGAACAGCGAAGCCGGTTCTGGAAGATGCGGAAGGCCGGGATGCCGATTCTGCTTTCCCGCACTTCGGACGAGAAACACATCTCGTTCATCGAGGACTGCGCCGTTCCGCCCGAGCGCCTCCCCGAGTACGTCCAGGACTTCCAGGACGTGCTCGAAGCGCACGACACGTTCGCGTCCTTCTACGCGCACGCCGGCCCCGGCGTCCTGCACGTCCGCCCGCTCGTCAACACGAAAGCCATCGACGGCGCGGAGACGATGCAGTCCATCTCGGACGCCGTCACCGACCTCGTCGTCGAGTACGGCGGCAGCGTCTCCGGCGAGCACGGCGACGGCCGCGCGCGCACCCAGTGGAACAAGAAACTGTACGGCGACCGCCTCTGGCGCGCGTTCCGCGACCTCAAGTCCGCGTTCGACCCCGACTGGCTGCTCAACCCCGGCCAGGTATGTGGGTTCGACGACCCCGCGAGCGCCGAGTCAGCCGGTCTCCCCGAGCGCGCGACCGCCGTGTCGATGACGGAGAACCTCCGGTACGGCGCGGACTACGAGTTCGACGCGGGCTTCGAGCCGACGCTCTCCTGGGCGAACGAGAACGGCTTCCAGGGGATGGCGGATCTCTGCCACGGCTGCGGCGGCTGTCGCGGCAGCCAGGACACCACCGGCGGCGTGATGTGCCCGACGTACCGCGCCGCCGACGAGGAGATACAGGCGACCCGGGGGCGCGCGAACCTCCTCCGGCAGGCGATGAGCGGCGACCTCCCCGAGGACGAACAGTTCTCAGAGGAGTTCGTCACGGAAGTCCTCGACCTCTGCATCGGCTGCAAGGGCTGCTCGCGCGACTGCCCGAGCGAGGTGGACATGGCGAAGATGAAGGCCGAACTCACGCACGAACACCACCAGCGCGAGGGGGCGAGCGTCCGCTCGAAACTGTTCGCGGACATCGACGCGCTCTGCAAGCTCGGGAGCGCGACCGCGCCCGTCTCGAACCTCGCGACGAAACTCCCGGGCGCGCGCGAACTCGGCGAACGCGTCCTCGGCATCTCCAAATCGCGCACGCTCCCCTCCTTCACGCGGGAGACCTTCCGGGACTGGTTCGACGCGCGCGGCGGCAGTCGAGTCCCCGAAACCGACGCCGACCACGCGGTCGTCCTGGTGGCGGACACGTACTCGAACTACTGCACGCCCGCCCCCGCGAAAGCCGCCGTCCGCGTCCTCGAAGCGGCGGGCGTCCACGTCTCCGTCGCCGACCGCACCGACGTGGGACGGCCCGCCTTCTCGAAGGGCTTCCTTGACCGCTCCCGGGAGCGCGCCGAAGCCACCGTCGCGGAACTCGCGCCCGCCGTCGACGACGGGAAGGACGTCGTGCTCGTCGAACCGTCGGACGCCGTCATGCTCCAGTCCGACTACCGCGATCTCCTTGACGGCCCCGCGATGGAGCGCGTGAGCGACCACGCCTACGGCGTCCTCGAATACCTCGACCGCCACCGACTCGACGAGGAACTCGACCTCGCGGGCGACGGCAGCCTCGCCTACCACGGTCACTGCCACCAGAAATCCACGAAGAAAGACCACCACGCCGTCGGCGTGCTCCGCCGCGCCGGCTACCGCGTGAACGCCCTCGACTCCGGCTGCTGCGGGATGGCCGGCAGCTTCGGCTACGAGGCCGAACACCACTCGATGAGCATGGCCATCGGCGAACTCCTCGAAGACCAAGTGTCCGCGACCGACGTGGACGAGGTCGTCGCGCCCGGCGCGTCCTGCCGCACCCAACTCCACGACCTCCCCGACGCCCCCGACGACCCCCGGACGCCCGTCGAGGCGCTCGCGGACGCGCTCGGCCCCGACGCTTAA
- a CDS encoding cupin domain-containing protein, producing MEPVDFDDAETYEPDEGWGRKALAGSDTFSFEWFEKPAGHSSPMHDHENEQVCVCLEGELTIYTEDDSVTLDEYDSVHLDSWEEHRVENTGDERAVGLDVFAPGRSFDFWTDRQ from the coding sequence ATGGAGCCAGTCGACTTCGACGACGCGGAGACGTACGAGCCCGACGAGGGCTGGGGGCGGAAAGCGCTCGCCGGCAGCGACACGTTCAGCTTCGAGTGGTTCGAGAAGCCCGCGGGCCACAGTTCGCCGATGCACGACCACGAGAACGAACAGGTCTGCGTCTGCCTCGAAGGCGAACTCACCATCTACACCGAGGACGACTCCGTCACCCTCGACGAGTACGACTCCGTCCACCTCGACTCCTGGGAAGAACACCGCGTGGAGAACACGGGCGACGAGCGCGCCGTCGGCCTCGACGTGTTCGCGCCGGGCCGCAGTTTCGACTTCTGGACGGACCGCCAATGA
- a CDS encoding fumarylacetoacetate hydrolase family protein yields MKYLARAADGTPLLGDDDGFVPLNATDPALETVADALAQAPDGLPDPADATAERVDADDLAFGFPLAQPGKLWGIGLNYADHADDLDEVRPEEPASFIKPPSVAAGPDTPIRLPPADVTDRVTAEAELGVVLGRTCSNVPEDAFERVVAGFVPVIDMTSEDILERNPRFLTRAKSFDTFLVAGPYVAVPEDVSELFDQVAVRTVVNDEVVSENTLDGMLFTPPELLTYLSQSTTFQPGDVISTGTPGAGVIEDGDTARAEVDPIAHLETDVVRQ; encoded by the coding sequence ATGAAGTACCTCGCTCGCGCCGCGGACGGCACGCCCCTGCTCGGCGACGACGACGGCTTCGTCCCCCTGAACGCGACCGATCCCGCGCTCGAAACCGTCGCTGACGCGCTCGCGCAGGCGCCCGACGGCCTCCCGGATCCCGCGGACGCAACCGCCGAGCGTGTCGACGCGGACGACCTCGCGTTCGGCTTCCCGCTCGCCCAGCCCGGGAAACTCTGGGGTATCGGCCTGAACTACGCCGACCACGCCGACGACCTCGACGAGGTGCGCCCCGAGGAGCCCGCGAGCTTCATCAAGCCGCCGTCGGTCGCCGCCGGTCCCGACACGCCGATCCGCCTCCCGCCCGCCGACGTTACCGACCGCGTCACCGCCGAAGCCGAACTCGGCGTCGTGCTCGGCCGCACGTGCTCGAACGTCCCCGAAGACGCCTTCGAGCGCGTCGTCGCCGGGTTCGTTCCCGTCATCGACATGACCTCCGAGGACATCCTCGAACGCAACCCGCGCTTCCTCACGCGCGCCAAGTCCTTCGACACCTTCCTCGTCGCCGGCCCCTACGTCGCGGTTCCCGAGGACGTCTCCGAGCTCTTCGATCAGGTCGCCGTCCGCACCGTCGTGAACGACGAGGTCGTCTCGGAGAACACGCTCGACGGGATGCTGTTCACGCCGCCCGAACTCCTCACCTACCTCTCGCAGTCCACCACGTTCCAGCCCGGCGACGTCATCAGCACGGGCACCCCGGGTGCGGGCGTCATCGAGGACGGCGACACCGCGCGCGCCGAGGTCGACCCCATCGCCCACCTCGAAACCGACGTCGTCCGCCAGTAA
- a CDS encoding SDR family oxidoreductase: MNLDIEGNAALVTASSSGLGQASAKALAREGANVVVNGRSDESVADGVEAVEEVATGDVVGVKADLTEKADIENLVQTTVDEFGGLDHLVTSAGGPPSGPFLDTTDEDWYDAYDLLVMSVVRTVREAADHLQAGDGGTIVNITSRSVKEAIPSLVLSNSVRMSVIGLEKTLSTELAPDVRANAVLPGPHETSRIQELIEQGVERGEYDSYEHGLEERGKANPLGRIGDPMELGDTVAFLSSPKSGYINGTAVPIDGGAGSSNL; this comes from the coding sequence CTCGCCCGCGAGGGCGCGAACGTCGTCGTGAACGGCCGCAGCGACGAATCCGTCGCGGACGGCGTCGAGGCCGTCGAGGAGGTCGCGACCGGCGACGTCGTCGGCGTGAAGGCCGACCTCACCGAGAAGGCGGACATCGAGAACCTCGTGCAGACGACGGTGGACGAGTTCGGCGGGCTGGATCACCTCGTCACGTCCGCCGGCGGCCCGCCGTCCGGCCCCTTCCTCGACACCACCGACGAGGACTGGTACGACGCCTACGACCTCCTCGTCATGAGCGTCGTCCGCACCGTCCGCGAAGCCGCAGACCACCTTCAGGCCGGCGACGGCGGCACAATCGTCAACATCACGTCCCGGAGCGTGAAGGAAGCCATCCCCTCACTCGTCCTCTCGAACTCCGTCCGCATGAGCGTCATCGGCCTCGAGAAGACGCTCTCCACGGAACTCGCGCCAGACGTTCGCGCGAACGCCGTCCTCCCGGGCCCCCACGAGACCTCGCGCATCCAGGAGCTCATCGAGCAGGGCGTCGAGCGCGGCGAGTACGACTCCTACGAACACGGCCTCGAAGAGCGCGGGAAGGCCAACCCGCTCGGCCGCATCGGCGACCCGATGGAACTCGGCGACACCGTCGCCTTCCTCTCCTCGCCGAAGTCCGGCTACATCAACGGCACCGCGGTTCCGATCGACGGCGGCGCGGGCAGTTCGAACCTCTAG
- a CDS encoding CaiB/BaiF CoA-transferase family protein — MTGEAEHASGENGPLDGVTVLDASRVLVGPFCTMQLGDLGADVVKIERPGTGDQTRGWHPPRYGDAEESAYYMSVNRNKRSVTLDLQSEAGREVFRDLAAEADVVVENFRVGAMEDWELGYEDLREDNPELVYCGLSGYGEWGPQKDRPAYDIMMQAEGGMMSITGEEGGAPVRVGVAIADIGAGMYAAQAILAALLERELGDGTGQKIDVSLLDGQVAWMSYMASNYFATGESPGRMGSKHPTIAPYQAFETADGYVVVACASEHIWPRFCDAIGRSDLADDPRFAENADRVENREELDAILDEEFAALETADALETLREHDVPASDVKDMEAVFENPQVEARGMHQSVPHPTAGEVEMPGSPMHFSRTPTSIRQYPPRLGEHTDDVLAEYGFTEAELAELRDAGAFD, encoded by the coding sequence ATGACTGGCGAAGCAGAACACGCGAGCGGCGAGAACGGCCCGCTGGACGGCGTGACCGTGCTCGACGCGTCCCGCGTGCTCGTCGGACCGTTCTGCACGATGCAACTCGGCGACCTCGGCGCTGACGTCGTGAAGATAGAGCGCCCGGGGACGGGCGACCAGACCCGGGGCTGGCACCCGCCGCGGTACGGCGACGCGGAGGAGTCCGCGTACTACATGAGCGTGAACCGGAACAAGCGCTCCGTCACGCTCGACCTCCAGAGCGAGGCGGGCCGCGAGGTGTTCCGCGACCTCGCCGCCGAGGCGGACGTGGTGGTGGAGAACTTCCGCGTCGGCGCGATGGAGGACTGGGAGCTCGGCTACGAGGATCTCCGCGAGGACAACCCCGAACTCGTCTACTGCGGGCTGTCCGGGTACGGCGAGTGGGGGCCGCAGAAAGACCGGCCCGCCTACGACATCATGATGCAGGCGGAGGGCGGGATGATGTCCATCACGGGCGAGGAGGGCGGCGCGCCCGTCCGGGTCGGCGTCGCCATCGCGGACATCGGCGCGGGAATGTACGCCGCGCAGGCCATCCTCGCGGCGCTCCTGGAGCGCGAACTCGGGGACGGAACCGGGCAGAAGATAGACGTGAGCCTGCTCGACGGGCAGGTCGCGTGGATGTCCTACATGGCGTCGAACTACTTCGCGACCGGCGAGTCCCCCGGCCGCATGGGCTCCAAGCACCCGACCATCGCGCCGTACCAGGCGTTCGAGACCGCGGACGGCTACGTGGTCGTCGCGTGCGCGAGCGAACACATCTGGCCGCGCTTCTGCGACGCCATCGGGCGCTCCGACCTCGCGGACGACCCCCGGTTCGCGGAGAACGCCGACCGCGTCGAGAACCGCGAGGAACTCGACGCAATCCTCGACGAGGAGTTCGCGGCGCTCGAAACCGCGGACGCCCTCGAAACCCTCCGCGAGCACGACGTGCCCGCGAGCGACGTGAAGGACATGGAAGCCGTCTTCGAGAACCCTCAGGTCGAGGCCCGCGGGATGCATCAGTCGGTGCCGCACCCGACCGCGGGCGAGGTCGAGATGCCGGGCAGCCCGATGCACTTCTCCCGCACGCCCACGAGCATCCGCCAGTACCCGCCCCGCCTCGGCGAACACACCGACGACGTGCTCGCGGAGTACGGGTTCACTGAGGCCGAACTCGCGGAACTCCGGGACGCCGGCGCGTTCGACTGA